The Bacteroidota bacterium genome includes the window GTCATCGTTGAGAGCAATGGGATGCCCAATCACACCTCACCTTACTGGTCCAATACCACAGAGCGATCTGCCATTGACCCGATGGGTAATACCCTCATAACACCGGCTGCCGCAACCAATCACCCGCTTTTCTCAACACCTGTTGCCACAACATTTGAGCGGATGGCACCGGGAAATATCGACGACTTTAATGGCGCTTATTCTTTAAGTATTCCTGCTAATCCGGTGCAGGCAACCTCGTCATCAGCGACCGGACTTGGCCCCATTGGTATTGCTGTCAGCGGTGCAATGATTTACAACGACCAGGAAGGCCCCAATGTACCCCTGGACAATGCCGTTGGGGGACTCGATTATAACGGCGCACATACGGGCCCACAGAGTTACCACTATCATCTTGAGCCCATTGCCTGGTCCGAAGACGACGATGAACTGATTGGTGTAATGGCGGATGGCTTTTTCCTGTACGGCCGGCGCGAACCCGATGGCACGTATCCGACGGATCTCGACGAATCAGGCGGACACGTTGGTCCAACACCCTATAGTGACGAGGACGTGTACCACTATCATATTCAGAATGAAGTCTATCTGAACCAGTACTACATCCTTTTCCCGGGCAATTATCAGGGCACACCCAATGCGATCAATTAAATCCATCTTTCTGCTTGCCGTGCTGACTGGGGCCGGCCTGGTCATGGCAAGCAGGATCCTCCCTGAGCCTAAAGCATCATTTGTGTCCACAACACCTGTTGCCCGCGTTCAATTTGAAGAACTCGAAAGAGTAAAAACAACAGGAGTCCTGTTTTGGGCAGGCACGCCATTTACCGGGTTTGCCATCCAAACACACAGCAAGGGGCAACTAGCAGAGCAAACGTACTACTACGACGGAAAACGCGATGGGCTCAGTGTGAAGTGGTATCCCAATGGGGTAAAAAGCTTTGAAGCCGGCTACATGCAGAATCGCCGGCATGGCGTCACAAAAAACTGGTGGCCGGATGGCACGTTACGCGCTGAATCCCATTACATCAATGGCGTTGCGCACGGCGTACAACGGCAATGGTACCAGAGCGGTGCGTTGTTCAAGCAGCTCAACATCAGCCACGGCAAAGAAGATGGCCTCCAGCAGGCCTGGCGAGAAAACGGCAAGCTATACGCAAACTATGCGGCGGTTGATGGCAAAATATACGGATTAAAGCGCGCCAACCTGTGCTTTGACCTTGATGGCGAAACCCTGCAAACCAGCAATCAGGTACAGCAATGAACCATAAATCGATTATCTCAAGCTTGGTCTGCCTACT containing:
- a CDS encoding toxin-antitoxin system YwqK family antitoxin, encoding MRSIKSIFLLAVLTGAGLVMASRILPEPKASFVSTTPVARVQFEELERVKTTGVLFWAGTPFTGFAIQTHSKGQLAEQTYYYDGKRDGLSVKWYPNGVKSFEAGYMQNRRHGVTKNWWPDGTLRAESHYINGVAHGVQRQWYQSGALFKQLNISHGKEDGLQQAWRENGKLYANYAAVDGKIYGLKRANLCFDLDGETLQTSNQVQQ
- a CDS encoding YHYH protein, which codes for MHRLPYSRLLFCLCLLAVTAPACDSEGVNEEESVELAAAFEAFDANNVTIMLDGDRVIVESNGMPNHTSPYWSNTTERSAIDPMGNTLITPAAATNHPLFSTPVATTFERMAPGNIDDFNGAYSLSIPANPVQATSSSATGLGPIGIAVSGAMIYNDQEGPNVPLDNAVGGLDYNGAHTGPQSYHYHLEPIAWSEDDDELIGVMADGFFLYGRREPDGTYPTDLDESGGHVGPTPYSDEDVYHYHIQNEVYLNQYYILFPGNYQGTPNAIN